Proteins encoded in a region of the Candidatus Zixiibacteriota bacterium genome:
- a CDS encoding acetate uptake transporter, translating to MRETVTIQATQTVAEVKDTTANPAPLGLLGFGMTTVLLNIHNAGFYGLDSMILGMGLFYGGVAQIIAGVMEWKKKNTFGTTAFTSYGLFWLTLVALLLFPRLGWAETPAPVSMAAYLFIWGLFTAVMFIGTWRLNRALQMVFGTLTVLFWLLALGNLFESTVIIRLAGYEGILCGGLAIYTGLSQVLNELYGRELLPLGTAGK from the coding sequence ATGCGTGAAACAGTTACTATCCAGGCAACGCAAACGGTTGCCGAAGTGAAGGATACAACCGCCAACCCGGCGCCGCTGGGTCTTCTGGGTTTCGGTATGACCACGGTCCTTCTGAATATCCACAATGCCGGTTTCTACGGCTTGGACAGTATGATACTCGGAATGGGTCTATTCTATGGTGGAGTGGCGCAGATTATTGCCGGCGTGATGGAATGGAAGAAGAAGAATACCTTTGGCACCACCGCATTTACCTCTTACGGCTTATTCTGGCTTACTCTGGTGGCGCTTCTTCTCTTTCCCAGACTGGGCTGGGCCGAAACTCCGGCGCCGGTCTCTATGGCGGCGTACCTTTTTATCTGGGGTCTGTTTACGGCGGTGATGTTTATCGGAACGTGGCGGTTGAATCGCGCCCTGCAGATGGTTTTCGGTACCCTGACTGTTCTCTTCTGGCTGCTGGCGTTGGGAAATCTCTTTGAAAGTACCGTAATTATCCGTCTGGCCGGATACGAGGGGATTTTATGCGGTGGATTGGCTATTTACACCGGCCTGTCGCAGGTTTTAAATGAACTCTATGGACGGGAATTGCTCCCGCTCGGAACAGCAGGGAAGTGA